The genomic segment CCGAGCGTGAAGCGCTGCTGGAATCGCTGCAGGAAGGCCAGCAGGTCAAGGGTATCGTCAAGAACCTCACCGACTACGGCGCCTTCGTGGACCTGGGCGGCGTAGACGGCCTGCTGCACATCACCGACATGGCCTGGAAGCGCATCAAGCATCCATCGGAAATCGTCAACGTTGGCGATGAGATCGATGTCAAGGTGCTGAAGTTCGACCGCGAGCGTAACCGCGTATCGCTGGGTCTGAAGCAGCTGGGCGAAGACCCATGGGTTGCTATCAAGGCTCGCTACCCGGAAAACACCCGTGTCATGGCCCGCGTCACCAACCTCACCGACTACGGCTGCTTCGCCGAGCTGGAAGAGGGTGTCGAAGGTCTGGTGCACGTTTCCGAAATGGACTGGACCAACAAGAACATCCATCCGTCGAAGGTCGTACAGGTCGGCGACGAAGTGGAAGTCATGGTTCTGGACATCGACGAAGAGCGTCGTCGTATCTCCTTGGGTATCAAGCAGTGCAAGTCCAACCCATGGGAAGACTTCTCTGGCCAGTTCAACAAGGGCGACCGCATCTCCGGCACCATCAAGTCGATCACCGATTTCGGTATCTTCATTGGTCTGGACGGCGGCATCGACGGCCTGGTTCACCTGTCCGACATTTCCTGGAACGAAGCCGGCGAAGAAGCCGTGCGTCGCTTCAAGAAGGGCGACGAGCTGGACACCGTCATCCTGTCGGTCGATCCGGAGCGTGAGCGTATCTCCCTGGGCATCAAGCAGCTGGAAGACGATCCGTTCTCCAACTACGCCGCCGTCAATGACAAGGGCAGCATCGTTCGCGGTACCGTGAAAGAAGTTGACGCAAAAGGCGCCATCATCGACCTGGGTAACGACATCGAAGCGACGCTCAAAGCCTCCGAAATCAGCCGTGACCGCGTTGAAGATGCGCGTAACGTTCTGAAGGAAGGCGAAGAAGTCGAAGCCAAGATCATCAGCATCGACCGCAAGAGCCGCGTAATCAGCTTGTCTATCAAGTCGAAAGACGTAGAAGACGAGAAGGACGCGATGAAGGAACTGCGTACCAAGCAGGACGTAGAGCCGGCTGCTGGTCCGACCACCATTGGTGATCTGATCCGCGCGCAAATGGAAAACCAGAACTAAGTTCTGCAATCCATCAAAAAAGGGCGACTTCGGTCGCCCTTTTTTTGTCTGTTGTCCCGTGTCCCGTCCTGAATAGGGTTTACACCTTCATACCTTACTCATCGCGAGAACGCTCATACAGAAGGTGCGCCGCGCAGCCAGCGGGACTATTCGCACTCAGCTAATCTCGAACGGTACCGGCCGCCAGTGCCTGGTTTACCGCCAGCCAGCCTGTCACCGCATCTTCGCCCACCTGCTTGAACGCTCGCTCGAACAGGCGCACCTGTTCGCGTCTGAGTACCTGCTCCAGTTTGGCGCCTTCGGGGGTGAAGCGCAGCATGCGCTTGCGCTTGTCGTCCTCCGCCGTTCTGCTTTCGACCAAGTGCATTTCGATAAGCTGTCGCAGCGGTATGTTCAATGCCTGCTTGCTCACGCCCAGGTATCCGAGCAGTTCCTTGACGCTGAGGTCGGGATAACTGGCGATGAAGAACAGAACGCGGTGGTGCATCCTGGATAGGCCTCGGCGCGCGAGCATTTCGTCCGGCTTGGCGGTGAAGGCCTGATAACCGAGGAAGAAATTTTCCATGATCTGGCGTTGAATCGTGCTTTTTTTTAGGTCAGGCATATTGACGTATTCGCGGCGGTGGGCGTAATTTTGGTCAAGTAGTTTGACTCATTTTATTCCTTCCTGCATCTGGTGCCCCATGGCCTTCTCCGAACGTGTCGACCGCCTGAAAAGCTCGCTGATCCGCGAAATCCTTGCCGCAGCGCAGCGTCCGGAGATGATGTCGTTTGCCGGAGGGCTGCCTGCCGAGTCGATGTTGCCCAAGGTCGACTGGGCGCAGATGCCGGCGAGCATGGGGCAGTACGGCATGAGCGAGGGCGAGCCGGCACTGCGCGAAGCCATCGCCGCCGAAGCGCGCGAACTCGGCGTTGATTGCTCCGCTAGCCAAGTGCTTATCGTCAGTGGTTCTCAGCAGACGTTGGATCTCGCATCGAAGCTGTTCATCGACGTCGGTACCGAGGTGCTGCTCGAAGCCCCGACCTATCTGGCTGCGCTTCAAATCTTTCAATTGTTCGGTGCGGACTGTCTGGCTGTGCCACAAGAGACCGACGGTCCATCGTTGGTCGCGTTGCGCCAACGGCTGGAGCAGCACAAGCCAGCGTTTGCCTACATGATTCCGACTTTTCAAAATCCCTCCGCGGTGCGTTACAGCGAAGAAAAGCGCGATGCGGTCGCGGCTATGCTCGACGAGTTCAATGTAGTCCTGATTGAGGATGAGCCTTATCGCGAACTGGTTTTCGACGAAAGCAGCGCCAGGCCCATCGTCAGCCGCATGCGCAAGGCAAGCTGGATATATACCGGCACAGTCTCCAAGACGTTGCTGCCAGGGCTGCGGGTGGGTTACCTGATCGCAACGCCCGATCTTTTCCCCCTCTTGCTGCGGCTTAAGCAGTCGGCTGACCTGCACACCAACCGCATTGGTCAGTGGCAGGCGCTGCAGTGGTTGGGAAGCGAACGATATCGTTCGCACCTGAGCGAACTACGCCGCTTCTATCGTCTGCGTCGCGATGCGATGCAGGTTGCGTTGGAGGAGCATTTCGGCGATCTGGCCAACTGGCAGGTCCCGCAGGGCGGTTTGTTCTTCTGGTTGCAGCTGAAACGCCCTATCGACACGCGAACCTTGCTCAGGCCGGCCCTGGAACAGAATGTGGTATTCATGCCAGGTGAGCCTTTTTTCATCGATCCCGAACAGAATCTCGGCTATCTGCGGCTGAACTTCAGTCATGTCGCTCCGGAGCGGCTGGACGAAGGCGTGCATCGGTTGGCTAAAGTGGTTCGCGGGTACGAGATGGTCGATGCGGC from the Stutzerimonas stutzeri genome contains:
- the rpsA gene encoding 30S ribosomal protein S1; amino-acid sequence: MSESFAELFEESLKTLDMQPGAIITGIVVDIDGDWVTVHAGLKSEGVIPVEQFYNEQGELTISVGDEVHVALDAVEDGFGETKLSREKAKRAECWIVLEAAFAAEEVVKGVINGKVKGGFTVDVNGIRAFLPGSLVDVRPVRDTTHLEGKELEFKVIKLDQKRNNVVVSRRSVLEAENSAEREALLESLQEGQQVKGIVKNLTDYGAFVDLGGVDGLLHITDMAWKRIKHPSEIVNVGDEIDVKVLKFDRERNRVSLGLKQLGEDPWVAIKARYPENTRVMARVTNLTDYGCFAELEEGVEGLVHVSEMDWTNKNIHPSKVVQVGDEVEVMVLDIDEERRRISLGIKQCKSNPWEDFSGQFNKGDRISGTIKSITDFGIFIGLDGGIDGLVHLSDISWNEAGEEAVRRFKKGDELDTVILSVDPERERISLGIKQLEDDPFSNYAAVNDKGSIVRGTVKEVDAKGAIIDLGNDIEATLKASEISRDRVEDARNVLKEGEEVEAKIISIDRKSRVISLSIKSKDVEDEKDAMKELRTKQDVEPAAGPTTIGDLIRAQMENQN
- a CDS encoding MarR family winged helix-turn-helix transcriptional regulator, giving the protein MPDLKKSTIQRQIMENFFLGYQAFTAKPDEMLARRGLSRMHHRVLFFIASYPDLSVKELLGYLGVSKQALNIPLRQLIEMHLVESRTAEDDKRKRMLRFTPEGAKLEQVLRREQVRLFERAFKQVGEDAVTGWLAVNQALAAGTVRD
- a CDS encoding PLP-dependent aminotransferase family protein, with translation MAFSERVDRLKSSLIREILAAAQRPEMMSFAGGLPAESMLPKVDWAQMPASMGQYGMSEGEPALREAIAAEARELGVDCSASQVLIVSGSQQTLDLASKLFIDVGTEVLLEAPTYLAALQIFQLFGADCLAVPQETDGPSLVALRQRLEQHKPAFAYMIPTFQNPSAVRYSEEKRDAVAAMLDEFNVVLIEDEPYRELVFDESSARPIVSRMRKASWIYTGTVSKTLLPGLRVGYLIATPDLFPLLLRLKQSADLHTNRIGQWQALQWLGSERYRSHLSELRRFYRLRRDAMQVALEEHFGDLANWQVPQGGLFFWLQLKRPIDTRTLLRPALEQNVVFMPGEPFFIDPEQNLGYLRLNFSHVAPERLDEGVHRLAKVVRGYEMVDAA